In Chloroherpetonaceae bacterium, the sequence TCAATAAACTTGCACTTTACAAGTATGTGAAAGGTGGTCTTTCGCAAACTCTAAATGATGATTCTTCTATTACCTTAAAGACCGACTCTGTTGTTAAACAGAAATTTTTTGAACTCCAACCCGTCAGTGAAACCGAACTGACAAAAATTTTCATACAAGCGCATCAAGCACTTTGGGGCGGTGGTCAGAGAAACCCAAGTGTTGCGTTTGACGAATTGGATAAACTTATCTTCTGTAAAATTTGGGACGAGAAGCACCCAAGAAAAACAGGCGAACCTTATGACTTTCAAATTTTCCGTGACGAAGACCCGGAAGATTTGCTAAAACGCATCAAGAAAATTTATGCGGTTGGCGAAAAAGAAGCCCCCGAAGTTTTTAAAGACGGCATTACACTCTCCGCACAAGAAACCCTGACCATTGTAAAATACTTTCAGCGTATCAACCTCAATAAAACTGACCTTGACAGCAAAGGCAAAGCTTTTGAGACGTTTATGGGCAGTTATTTCAGGGGCGACTTCGGGCAATATTTTACACCAAGACCAATTGTAAAATTCATTGTGGACAGTTTGCCAATTACGCACAAATCAAGAGTACTTGACACCAGCTGCGGAAGTGGTGGCTTTTTGCTATACGCTTTGGACAAAGTGAGAGAACAAGCCAACGAATTTTACGACCCAATAAAAGACGAAAAAGACCATTACAAATATTGGCACGACTTCGCAGAGAAAAACCTATTTGGTATTGAGATAAACGACCAAATTGCCCGAACCGCCAAAATGAATATGATTATTCACGATGACGGACACACCAACGTAATTGCATCGGACGGGCTTTTAAGTGACACCGAAATGCAAGCCAAATCGGGAAACAAAGAGTTTAAATACAATTCGTTTGACTTCATCATTACTAATCCACCTTTCGGAAGCAGCATTAAGCAAACCGAAAAGGCATATATGCACCAATATAATTTGGCAATTAAAGAAGTGGATTGGCTGAATACAACCGCAAGTGGCAAAGCCGCTTTGCGTGACAGCCAAAGCACCGAAGTTTTATTTTTGGAGCAGTGCCACAAGTTTTTAACCGAACACGGTTATTTGGCTGTTGTAATTCCTGACGGTATTCTTACGAATAGCAGTTTGCAATATGTGCGGGACAACATTGAAGAAATGTATCGCATTGTTGCCGTTGTTTCTATGCCTCAAACCGCTTTTAGTGCCACAGGTGCAGGCGTAAAAAGTTCTGTTTTGTTTTTGCGTAAACACAAAGACAAACAAACTGAAAAAATCAGCAACCAAAAAGCAAAACTGAAAGAACAGGTAAAAACCGACAACAAGTATATTGCTACCATTGAGAAATGGGAAAAGGAAAAAGCAGATGCTATAAAGAAATTGGAAGCAGATGCAAAAGCAAAAAACCCGAAAGCCAACAAAAAGGAAATTACAGAAATGATACAAGCCGATAAGTCGGCTGTACAAGCTGCATTTACCGACAAAGTGAATTTGCTGAAAGAAGAATTGACCGAAAAATATTTTTTGGCAAAACAAACCGCTATAGAAGACTACCCTATTTTTATGGCAATAGCCGAAGATATTGGCTATGATGCCACTGGCAGAAGCACCAACAACAACGAGTTGATTGAAATAGGCAAAGAGTTATCAAAGTTTATTGCTCACATTAACAAGACCGAGAAGTGATGAGCAGTTATACTATTTCACCAACACTCAACAAAAGCCGAGTTTTCATTTTGCAAAAAAGCGAATTGGAAAAACGGTGGGATCCTTCTTGGTATATTTATTTGCAGTCAATTCAAGGATTTAAGGATAAAAAAGTTCCAGTAAAAAACCTTCTTCTTGAAAATCCACAATACGGAGCAAATGAAATTGGCATTGAAAGGCTTTCAAACACAGAACCTCGTTATATAAGAATAACAGACATTAATGACTTTGGAGAATTAGAAAATGTTTTGGGTAAAACTGCTTCTGTAATTGAAGAAAAATATTTTTTAAATGAAAATGATTTATTGCTTGCAAGAAGTGGCAATACCGTAGGTAAATCTTACTTACACAAAAACGTTGGCTATAATTGCTTTTTTGCAGGATATATGATTAGGTTTAAACTTGACCAAACAAAGGTTTTGCCTGAATATATTTTTGCTTATACGCAAACAGAATTTTATAAGAAATGGATAAAGGCAATTCAAAGAACAACAGGTCAGCCAAATATTAACGCAGAAGAATATAGAAGTTTAGAAATTCCATTGCCAGAAAAATCAACACAAGATAAAATTGTGAAAATTTATTTTGATTTTATTGCTCAAAAGCAAAATAACGAAGCAGAAGCAGATAAACTACTTTCAAGCATTGACGATTATTTGTTAAAGGAATTAGGAATAAAACTACCTGAACCGCCCAAAAATACTTTGAAGAATAGAATGTTTACAAGGACTTTAAAGGAAATTTCAAATAATCGTTTTGATCCATTTTATCATAAGGAAGAATTCGCAGTTCTTGACAAAATATTGGACAATAAAATGTTTATAAAGTTCTCCACTTTAATTCAAGTAATTACCAAGGGAGAGACACCACTTTGGAAAGGTGAAAGTTATGTAGATAGTGGTATTCCTTTTCTAAAAGTTCAAAACATTTCAAGTGATGGCATTTTTGGTGAAATAACATTCATTACTGAAGAACTTCATAAAAAAATGACAAGGTCAATACTTAAAGGCGGTGAATTACTATATACAATGGCAGGTTCAATTGGCATAGCCACATATTTACCTATCGACTTTGGAGAAGCAAATATCAATCAAGCAATTGCCAAGATTATTCTTAAAGACAACCTTGAAATTGACAAATCATTTTTGCTTTATATTATCAATTCTAAAATTTGTAAAAAGCAAGCTGAGAGATTTTTAACTGTATCTGCACAACCAAATATAAACTTTGACCAAATCAAAGCTATTAAAGTTCCTGTTCCACCACTTGACAAACAAAAAGAAATAGTGGAACACATTACAGGTATCAGACAACAAGCCCAACAACTCAAAGACAAGACAAACGAACTTTTGAAAAAAGCAAGTGAAGAAATTGAAGAAATATTATTGAACTAATGGGTAAAAAAGGGAACATAAACAATTTGCACGGCATTGCACAGTTTGCATTGTTTGTTACTTCATATATCCCTCTATTTTTACTCATTATTTTTCGTCAGCTATTTGAGAATTTCAGTTTCCTAAACTTTAGTGGTTTAGATTATCCATCTATCAAATTATTTATAACTAAATTTGGGTTATCTACATTTCTTTCTTTAATATCAATATTTGGTGGGTTTGGTTTTTGGCTTACATTACGAAATATTAAAAGTGTTGCGGAAAATGGACGCCCTATACGAATTAAAGATGTAAAGAATAAAAACAGTGAGGCTATTGGCTACATTGCAACATACATCATCCCTTTTCTTTTCCAAAGCTTCAATGGGTATTATGAGTTTGTTTCTGTAATTTTCTTACTTTTTATAATTTATCGAATTTATATTAATTCTTCTTTATTACTAATCAATCCAGTTTTAAGTGTATTTTATTCTATATATGAGGTTATTTATATTGATGGGTCAAATGAAAGAAATGGATTAATAATAATAGAAGATAATTATTTGCAGGATAATGAGGAATTAAAAATATACGAAATTGGTCATAAACTATTTTTCGCAATCAACAACTCCGAAGAATGATTTTAGAAGAACTATCAGAAAAACTCCAAGAGATTAAAGTGAAAAACACTTTTCTCTATTTCATAACGAGGGTTCTTAAACCTGTCTTTAAGAAATCAAGCAAGGTAATGGACAAATATATTTTCAAAGTGTACCAAATAGACGTAGTCGATGAAATACAAAAACATTTGCACGAACTTTCACAAGAACAACTTTCATATCTTGCAGCAAAGAAAACTGAACTTCAAGAGTATGACATAATCACTGATGATACACAGAAATTGTTTACTTATCAAATGACAAACAATGCAATGTCATTTGCTGATGTCGTAAACAAACAACTCAAATCACAACCACCAAGAATAACAAGTCTTGAAGAAATTATCTTGAATGAAGAGCTTTGGGCTTATTGTGTTGGTTTTCACATAAAGGGTTCAGAATGGATTTATACATTTAGAAAAATTCTATCAGGTAAAGTTGCAATTGATGAAAAAGAAGGCAACAAAAAAAGTGTTATACAAAAAGCCATACGGACAGTTTTCGGCACGAAAAGCCAAAAACTTGAATTGATACAAGGCGAGACAGTAAACCTAGACAAGCAAATTGATTGTATTTTTTATGATGATATTTTTTACATAGCTAAGAAAACACAGTTTGAGCAAATCGTAGGACTTGAAGAAGAATTTAAGGAACAAGCAAAAGAAGTGTTGGCTGTACTTGAAAAAACCAAAATGATAGAAGGGCTTGAAGTTCTTGAAAAGCAAATTGAAGACAATCCTTCAATTCACAGAAAACTTGTCCGCCTTTCCAAAATTGGTAACTATAGTGCTTTAAATACAAATACTATCAGCAAAATGCAAGAAATATCAAGACTTCACAATGAAAAACTAAAAGTAAAAAATGATAAAATTTTAATTGAAGATGAAAAAGATTTATCTATTGTGGTTAAGTTACTATGTGATTACTATAAAAAAGGTGAGGTTTCTGGTAAATCATACGGTACTTTTGCCGGTGAAAAGTTGGATTAAAGTATAATAAATTAGTATATAAAAATTCGTTTACTTGTTAAAAAAGATACCTCGGCTTAGCTATCCGAAAAGTATTTATTGTTATTGACCGATAGCCCAAAGCTTGCAAGAAATTTAAAAAAAACGAAATAAAAATCTTGCACAAAAAAAAACCTTTTCTTTCTTTATATTGATTAATAATATAGAGTATAAATCATTACCACAAATTGATTTTTCCAAACTATAAAATATGATAACAATGTTTAGTAAAGGTGATATTATCCTTCCTAAATTAAAAGTAAAAAGCAAAAATGGTTTTTTTAATTTATTCCACTCAATTGTTATTTGGGATGAGGAAACAGACTGTAAGGTTAACTTTCAAGGTATTATTTTAACTAAAATCCATCCAAGCAAAGAGTACAATATTGAATATATGGATTCATCTTACTATGCTTTTGGGCATATTTCTAAATTAGATAATATATATTTTATAAATAGAATTTTTCATAAATTTCCGAAGTGGAGCGAATTTGAATTAATTGGTAAACTAAACACCAAGGGGCTGGGTGTCATTGAGGTATATTTAGAAGATTATACTCCACTTAATTTTAGCAAATACAAAAAAATTCTGTTATAAGTCAAAAAAGAGATATCTGAGATAAATTTATATCGACTTCTGCTTATGGAAACCACCGAGCAACTGCAAAAAGTATTGTTCAATTAGGCGTTTGAGTTTTGTGAGGTTGAGACGGTGTATTTTCCTAAATTTTAAATATGTTTTATAGGCGAAAAATAATTCTGGCTTTACTGCAAATCTTTGACGGGCGATTGGATAAAATTCGCTTGCAAAAACTGTTGTTCCTGTTTGCCAAAAAGCAAGCAAAAGCTGAGTATGATTTTATCCCCTACAAATTTGGTTGCTATTCTTACTCTGCCAATGCCGATATGACGGCAATGGTTACAAGGGGATTTTTAATCGAAGATGAAAAAACTTTTGCCAAAAAAGACCCAACTGATTATTTGAAGCAACTGAAACATTCCGACCTAAAACTGTTGCAGGAAGTAAAATCCAATTACGGAAATATGAGTGCCAATGCTTTAATGAAGCACACTTATATCAATTTTCCGTTCTATGCCATTAAAAGTGAAGTAACTGGGAGTATTTTAAGCCATAAGGAAATAGAAAAAATTACAAAAGCCAAACCGAAAAGCAATAAAACAGTGCTGTTTACTATCGGTTACGAAGGTATTTCCCTCGAAGAATATTTGGTTCGTTTGCTAAAAAACGATGTTAAAGTTTTGGTGGACGTTCGCAACAATCCGTTGAGCATGAAATACGGTTTTAGCAAAAGCCAGTTGAAAAAGTTTTGCGCCAGCGTAGGTATTGATTATGTGCATATTCCCGAAGTGGGCATACAAAGCGACCAACGTCAGGAACTCAAAACCCAAAGCGATTACGATAAATTGTTTGCCGTTTACCATAAAAACAATTTGGCACATACGAAAGCACATCAAAACGAAATACTAAAATTATTGAAGCAACACAACCGCATTGCTCTAACCTGTTTTGAAGCCAATATTTGCCAGTGCCACCGCAAGCACTTAGCCGAAGCAATAGAAAACCTTTCCGGCTTTGACTATGAAGTAAATCATATTTAAAATGGCATTGACGAAAGTATTAATCTTTCTAAAAACGTATCCGACACTTTCTGTCAAGTATGATGAATTGGTTTGCACGGCAGGTTTCAGAGAAGATGGTACTTGGATACGGCTTTATCCTGTACCGTTCCGAAAAAAATCTTACAATGAGTAATACAAAAAATACAACTGGATAGAAGTTGATTTAGTCAAGAACACTAGCGATTTCCGACCTGAAAGTTTCAGACCTCGTAGTATAAATTCCGAAATAAAAGTTGTTGGACATATTGATACAGCCAATAATTGGGAAGAACGTAAAAAAATCTGTTTAAGGAAAATTTATTACAACCTCACAGAACTGATTGCAGAAGCCAAAAACAAAGAAATCTGTACTTCATTAGCCGTTTTCAAACCGACAGAGATATTAGATTTTACTGCCGAACCTGTTGAACGAAATTGGGACAAGGAGAAATTAGAGAAGCTAAACCAACTCAATCTATTTGAAAGTGAAAAGGAAGGAAAATTTGTAGTAGTTCAGAAAGTGCCTTACAAATTCAAATTTCATTTCAAAGACAATCAAGGCACCGAAAGCCGTATGATGATTGAAGATTGGGAAACAGGCCAACTTTTTTGGAACTGCCTTGTCCGACACAAAGGGAACGAACAGGAAGCAATTTCAGATGTTCGCAAAAAATACTTTGATGACTTTGCTAAAACTAAAGACTTGCATTTTTTCTTAGGCACAACGGCACAGTTTCACAACATAGCTCCAAATCCCTTCATCATAATCGGGACATTTCAACCTAAAATAGAACTACAAGGGAAACTATTTTAACAACTCTATTTGCAAGCACTTTGCCAAAGCCCTTCATATCAATGCAAAGCAGAATACTTTGACAGGAGCTTGAAAACCAACTTAAGTCAAATATCGCGTTCAAATTTTTATTGATTATGACAATCCTATTTGAACCAGATGGGTTGAGTCGCTTTTCGTGGCTTTTGTTAAGACTATAGCCGATTGGGTTTGGTCGTGTTACCTATTTGGCCTTAGAGTTTGTGTGTAAAAAAAAGGGGTTCAACTTTTGAACCCCTTTTTTATTTATTTTTCACCCCTAATCGATTATTCCCTCTCCCGAAACTCCGAATCAATATAACGCAATTTAAGAGTGGTAGAAGTTAATTCTGATACTTCGTAGGTCATTCGTTTAATTCCGCCCCAGTAAGCTACTTCAAAAACCAATTCACTTTCCGATTTTGAAATGATCTTCCCTTCGTAATTCATGTAGGTAATTGGAGGCGTGCCGCACCAACCCGCATTTTCGCGCTCACTCATTGCGCCATTTTTTTCAAATCGAATTCCCTTTTTCTCCTCATCAAATGCCGAGCTTCGTTCAAAAGCCGAAACATTGCCTTCGGATTCGTAAGCCGTAAAGACCCAAGTGCCTTCCAAGCCATCCCATTCTAATTCGCCATCGGTAGGGTCAAGCGGCGTGGTGCAGGCTTGAAGCCCTAGAAGGATGAAGATAGCAATGAGGATGCGCGAGGTTAAAGGCAAAGCTGATTTTTGAAGTTTATTTGACATAGCCGTTTCATTGAAGTGTTTTCATTGACTTTAAACTTGACAAAAGTAAGAAAGTCCTTAAAAAAAATTATCCCTAAATTTGTCATTTTTTTGTAAGAAGTCACCCTTCCTTCCCCACCACATACGAAGTACTCCCATCGTGGCCTAAAGCAAAATCAGCTTGATCGAAAAATTTGGCGCGGGCGGCAAAGGCATTCAAGCGGTGGCGCGTGATGAGATGCGTGAGAGCGCTATCAGCGCAGTAAACTACGGGCCGTTGCAAATCAAAAAGTTTTTTGGCGGCGTTCAAATTTAGGGCGTAGGCATGTGTGCAGTCGTGGTAGCCGGCTAAATAAAGATTTTGCGAATATTCACGGGGAAATAAATAGGGCACATCTTTTGCACGCCATCGGTACTTATGCCCGTGCCACACCGAATAAAGAGAATTATAGAGCCACTCACGTGATTTTGAAATTGGTTTTTCGTGGGTGGTGTAGCCCAAGTACACAAGTTCCCAAGAATTAGGAAGGTCGTTTAGGGTGGCTTCAAGTCGATGAAGATTGGCGGCAATCGGTATGGCATCATCTTCAAAGATGAGCGCGTTCTCGATCCCATTATTGACCATTCTCTCATAAATGCTGCGGTGCGAAAGTGAGCAAGCAATTTGCCCAAGCGTAAGCTCGCGCTCAATCACATATCGGTTCAATTTCATTGCCCGCTCACGGTGGTAATCCCCGGCATAGCGCAAAGTTTCGAACGAAAGCACCTGCTTATCAACCCCATAAACCACTTCATAATCAATCCCGGCAAGGCTCTTTTGAAACTGCGCTTGCCGGTCTTTCGCCCGCTCAAGAGTTATGACATAAATCTTCGCGAATGTGCGGTTAAGTGCCGCAAATGTATTGCCAGTCATTGTGAGTCGATGAAAGGTTAAGTCGTTTGAATTGGCTATTGGATTTAATTCAGTTGTGCTTTCACCAATTCTTTATAGCGTGCTAACGCTTCCGGCAGTTTGGATGCATCTTTGCCACCGGCGGTTGCGAGTTCGGGTCTGCCGCCGCCGCCGCCTTGCAAGAGTTTCGCCACTTCGCCCACCAGCTTTCCGGCTTGGACTTTCGATTTCAAGTCATCGGAAACACTTGCCACCAAAGAGACTTTTTCTTCCTGAATGCTATAAAGCAACGCGACGCCCGTTTTCAATTTCGAGCGCAAGGCTTCTCCCAATTGGCGAAGTTCTTCTCCGCCCGCTTGCACCTCTTGAGCCACAATTTTGGCGTTGCCAATCACTTCGGCTTGTTCCACAAAGGCATCCAAGGTGTGCATTGCCGCATCGAGCCGTGCTTTTTCGAGTGCTTTTTCAAGCGATTTCTTTTCATCCAATATTTTCCGAACCTTTTCAAGTACGTCGTCTTCGCTTTGCACGCCAAGGCTTTGCTTAATGCTTGAAAGTTGTTGCGTTGATTTTCGGAG encodes:
- a CDS encoding N-6 DNA methylase, with amino-acid sequence MNLIEKGIKEGLISLDYETNTLHYLFNNKKRNYSNPEEKVQVEAYLSLIFLYGYPNHRIKIYVPVQMGAETKEADIIVYSDDNCEETYILVECKKEDLTDQQFNIAVDQAYSYAVAEGAKYVWTTSRIKNQYYEIPNKKPKSRIEIPDIPQFGINKLALYKYVKGGLSQTLNDDSSITLKTDSVVKQKFFELQPVSETELTKIFIQAHQALWGGGQRNPSVAFDELDKLIFCKIWDEKHPRKTGEPYDFQIFRDEDPEDLLKRIKKIYAVGEKEAPEVFKDGITLSAQETLTIVKYFQRINLNKTDLDSKGKAFETFMGSYFRGDFGQYFTPRPIVKFIVDSLPITHKSRVLDTSCGSGGFLLYALDKVREQANEFYDPIKDEKDHYKYWHDFAEKNLFGIEINDQIARTAKMNMIIHDDGHTNVIASDGLLSDTEMQAKSGNKEFKYNSFDFIITNPPFGSSIKQTEKAYMHQYNLAIKEVDWLNTTASGKAALRDSQSTEVLFLEQCHKFLTEHGYLAVVIPDGILTNSSLQYVRDNIEEMYRIVAVVSMPQTAFSATGAGVKSSVLFLRKHKDKQTEKISNQKAKLKEQVKTDNKYIATIEKWEKEKADAIKKLEADAKAKNPKANKKEITEMIQADKSAVQAAFTDKVNLLKEELTEKYFLAKQTAIEDYPIFMAIAEDIGYDATGRSTNNNELIEIGKELSKFIAHINKTEK
- a CDS encoding restriction endonuclease subunit S, yielding MSSYTISPTLNKSRVFILQKSELEKRWDPSWYIYLQSIQGFKDKKVPVKNLLLENPQYGANEIGIERLSNTEPRYIRITDINDFGELENVLGKTASVIEEKYFLNENDLLLARSGNTVGKSYLHKNVGYNCFFAGYMIRFKLDQTKVLPEYIFAYTQTEFYKKWIKAIQRTTGQPNINAEEYRSLEIPLPEKSTQDKIVKIYFDFIAQKQNNEAEADKLLSSIDDYLLKELGIKLPEPPKNTLKNRMFTRTLKEISNNRFDPFYHKEEFAVLDKILDNKMFIKFSTLIQVITKGETPLWKGESYVDSGIPFLKVQNISSDGIFGEITFITEELHKKMTRSILKGGELLYTMAGSIGIATYLPIDFGEANINQAIAKIILKDNLEIDKSFLLYIINSKICKKQAERFLTVSAQPNINFDQIKAIKVPVPPLDKQKEIVEHITGIRQQAQQLKDKTNELLKKASEEIEEILLN
- a CDS encoding DUF4868 domain-containing protein, which gives rise to MILEELSEKLQEIKVKNTFLYFITRVLKPVFKKSSKVMDKYIFKVYQIDVVDEIQKHLHELSQEQLSYLAAKKTELQEYDIITDDTQKLFTYQMTNNAMSFADVVNKQLKSQPPRITSLEEIILNEELWAYCVGFHIKGSEWIYTFRKILSGKVAIDEKEGNKKSVIQKAIRTVFGTKSQKLELIQGETVNLDKQIDCIFYDDIFYIAKKTQFEQIVGLEEEFKEQAKEVLAVLEKTKMIEGLEVLEKQIEDNPSIHRKLVRLSKIGNYSALNTNTISKMQEISRLHNEKLKVKNDKILIEDEKDLSIVVKLLCDYYKKGEVSGKSYGTFAGEKLD
- a CDS encoding DUF488 domain-containing protein, whose product is MDKIRLQKLLFLFAKKQAKAEYDFIPYKFGCYSYSANADMTAMVTRGFLIEDEKTFAKKDPTDYLKQLKHSDLKLLQEVKSNYGNMSANALMKHTYINFPFYAIKSEVTGSILSHKEIEKITKAKPKSNKTVLFTIGYEGISLEEYLVRLLKNDVKVLVDVRNNPLSMKYGFSKSQLKKFCASVGIDYVHIPEVGIQSDQRQELKTQSDYDKLFAVYHKNNLAHTKAHQNEILKLLKQHNRIALTCFEANICQCHRKHLAEAIENLSGFDYEVNHI
- a CDS encoding glycosyltransferase family 25 protein, with amino-acid sequence MTGNTFAALNRTFAKIYVITLERAKDRQAQFQKSLAGIDYEVVYGVDKQVLSFETLRYAGDYHRERAMKLNRYVIERELTLGQIACSLSHRSIYERMVNNGIENALIFEDDAIPIAANLHRLEATLNDLPNSWELVYLGYTTHEKPISKSREWLYNSLYSVWHGHKYRWRAKDVPYLFPREYSQNLYLAGYHDCTHAYALNLNAAKKLFDLQRPVVYCADSALTHLITRHRLNAFAARAKFFDQADFALGHDGSTSYVVGKEG